In the genome of Bradyrhizobium ottawaense, the window TGAGCCGGCCTGAATTCGAGACGCTCTATACCGGCCTCACCCGCGAAGACGTGACGCGCATGGGCGCCGCGCTGCGCGAGCAGAACATCACCTTCGACGTCAATACGGCCGGCGACGCGCTCTCGGTGCGCCCGAGCCAGACCATGCAGGCGCGGATGCTGCTGGCCGAGAAGGGGCTGCCGACCAGCGCCAATTCCGGCTACGAGCTGTTCGACAAGATCGGCTCGCTCGGCCTGACCTCGTTCATGCAGGAGGTCACCAAGCTCCGGGCGCTGGAAGGCGAGATCGCGCGCACGGTGCAGTTGATGAAGGGCGTCAAGGCGGCGCGGGTGCATATCGTGCTGCCGGTGCGCGGCTCGTTTCGCGCGACGCAGCAGCCGCCATCCGCATCGGTCGTGCTGCGCACCGACGGCGCGATCGAGGCCCGCACGGCGCAGTCGATCCGCCATCTCGTCGCCGCCGCCATTCCAGGCATGAACCGCGACAAGGTGACGGTGCTGGACGCCGACGGTTCGATGCTGCTCGCCGAAGAGGACGAGGCGAGCGCCGCCCCGACCAAGATGGCGAGCCTGCAGAAGACGGTCGGCGGCATGGTGCAGGAGAACATCCGCAAGGCGCTGACGCCCTATCTGGGCCTCGACAATTTCGAGGTCAGCGTCGCGCCGCAGCTCTCCACAGACAAGCGGCAGATCAACGAGACCGTCTACGATCCGGAGAGCCGGGCCGAGCGTTCGGTGCGGAACGTGCGCGAGAAGGAATCTTCGCAGAACGCCGACCGTTCGACGCCGACCACGGTGCAGCAGAACCTTCCCGATCAGCAGGTCAACGCCGGCGGCGGCAAGAACTCCAGCGAAGACAAGACCCGCCGCGAGGACGTCACCAACTTCGAGGTCTCGTCCAAGACCACGACGACGGTGAGCGACGGCTATGCGGTGAAGAAGCTCTTCATCGCCGTCCTGGTCAATCGGGCGCGGCTGGTCGCCGATCTCGGCGACAAGAGCAACCAGGCCATCGTCGACAGCAAGCTCGCCGAGATCAGCCAGCTCGCCGCGACGGCCGGCGGATTGGACAAGCAGCGCGGCGACCAGATCCAGGTGACGGCCGTCGACTTCATCGAGGGCTCGCGCGAGCTGGCGCCGGTGCCGCCGATCAGCTTCGTCGAGATGATCAACAAGCAGCTCGGCAGCGTCATCAACGCGGTGACGATCCTGGCCGTTGCGTCGATGCTGGTCTGGTTCGGCCTGCGGCCGGCGGTCAACGGCATTCTGACCCATCGCGCGGAGCAGGAGCAGGTGGAGGCGGCCGAGGCCGCTGAGATCGAGGCTGCTGCGGCCCTTGCACTGGCCGAGAGTCAGGAC includes:
- the fliF gene encoding flagellar basal-body MS-ring/collar protein FliF, translating into MLSRAQVQQLLNNLLELGPRRLMALGLIGFAVLVTVVGGAYYLSRPEFETLYTGLTREDVTRMGAALREQNITFDVNTAGDALSVRPSQTMQARMLLAEKGLPTSANSGYELFDKIGSLGLTSFMQEVTKLRALEGEIARTVQLMKGVKAARVHIVLPVRGSFRATQQPPSASVVLRTDGAIEARTAQSIRHLVAAAIPGMNRDKVTVLDADGSMLLAEEDEASAAPTKMASLQKTVGGMVQENIRKALTPYLGLDNFEVSVAPQLSTDKRQINETVYDPESRAERSVRNVREKESSQNADRSTPTTVQQNLPDQQVNAGGGKNSSEDKTRREDVTNFEVSSKTTTTVSDGYAVKKLFIAVLVNRARLVADLGDKSNQAIVDSKLAEISQLAATAGGLDKQRGDQIQVTAVDFIEGSRELAPVPPISFVEMINKQLGSVINAVTILAVASMLVWFGLRPAVNGILTHRAEQEQVEAAEAAEIEAAAALALAESQDPELNLVEDLEGKMQRTPQKRLEQIVRLDQAQAAAILKDWMRREEAA